GGGTAAAAGAACCCAGAACAAAGACTTCCTCGTTAGCTTGACCATCAAGTTGGTACTGTTGTTGATTAACAATTCTCATTGAAAATTGATTAAAATAATCTTCATTAAAGTCTTCGTTATAGGAATGATCCTCTCTTAGAGAATGACAAGAGAAGCACTTTGAATCAGCTCGTGAGCTATTTAGGTGTTCTCCTTGGGAGTGTTTTTTAACTTGATTAGCAAGTATCACTTTTGGATACCCACCCGTTTGGTTTTTATCAAAACCTTTGGATTTACTATCCATTTGACCATTTGCCCACAGAATATGTCCGTTGGTATTTCCGTGACAGGAATAACAAGAAATATTCTCACTAATAAAGCTCGTTTTATACTCATTATCTATTTTGGAAAAATTCTTCACTAGCCCAGAAGAATGACAGTTCGCACATCTGTTATTCCAGTTGTTAATATGCTTATTCCATTTCATTGATTGATCAGGCACACCGTCAATATCTTTGTAAACGTCAAACCATTTATTCTCTTTTACATCCCATGCAACTGGCAGGACTTGTTTTTGACCATTACTTAACTCAATGATGTATTGCTGAAGAGGCTGATGTCCAAAAGTATAGGCAATAGGATACTCTTTTTCATTAATGCGTACATAGAAGGATTCTTTCTTTTTAAAAAACTTAAATTGGTTCTCTTTTCTTTTGAAGGATTCACCATCAAATGAGGCCTTTACAAAATTCTCTTTTGCACGATTCATAGAGTGAAAATGATCTGATTCTTTCCACTGCTGGACTTCCTCTTTGTGACAAGTTGCGCAATCTTTTTTTAAGCTCACTTTCTGAGTGGTTTCATACTCTGATGAGTTAAGATTTCTTACCTCTTTAAAGCTTTTTGAGCATGAAATTAAAGATAGGCCTAGACAGAGAATGGATAAGTATTTCATGTATTAATCTTTTTAAATTATATAGGTTTTATGTTCAAAAAATGGATGCATAAGCATGTCTTTTCACATAGAATTTTCGCACTATATAAGAAATTTTTATAAAAATCAAAATGAACTATGGAGGTTCTAAAATGAATAAGTTACTGCTAGTACCAGTTACTTTCTTGGCCATTGCTTTAAGCTTTACGGCAAATGCGGCAAAGAAGCCAAACTTCTTAATCATCTGGGGAGATGATATCGGTATCAGTAATATCTCTGCTTATAGCCAAGGTATTATGGGTTATAAAACTCCAAATATTGATAGCATTGCAAAAGACGGTATTCTATTTACAGATTACTATGGTGATCAATCTTGTACTGCAGGTAGATCTACTTTTATCACTGGTCAGTCAGGAATTAGAACAGGTCTAACTAAAGTTGGTCTTCCAGGTTCTCCTGTAGGTCTACAGGCAAGAGACCTAACAATTGCTGAAGTTATGAAATCGCAAGGTTATGTAACTGGTCAATTTGGTAAGAACCACTTTGGAGACAAAGATGAGTATCTTCCAACAAAGCACGGGTTTGATGAATTCTATGGAAATCTCTATCACCTAAATGCTGAAGAAGAGCCAGAAGATGAAGATTATCCAAAAGATCCAAAATTCAAGAAGATGTTTGGACCAAGAGGAGTAATTCATGCGTTCGCTGATGGTAAAATCAAAGATACAGGACCACTTACGAAGAAAAGAATGGAAACTGTAGACGAAGATATCGTTAATCGTTCAATTAAATTCATGCAAGATGCTGTTAAGAAAAAGAAGAAGCCTTTCTTCGTTTGGGTTAATACTACAGGTATGCACTTTAGAACTCATCCAAGAAAAGAATCGAAAGGACTATCTGGTCAAGGACCATATAACGATGTAATGGTTCAACACGATCAATATGTAGGTAAATTACTAGATACTGTTGATTCTTTAGGAATTGAAAAAGATACTTTCGTAATGTATTCAACAGATAATGGTGTTCACTTTAATACTTGGCCAGATGCAGGTATCACTCCTTTTAGATCTGAGAAAAATACAAACTGGGAAGGAGCTTATAGAGTTCCGGCCGTTGTTAAGTATCCTGCAATGTATAAAGGTGGTCAGGTGTTAAACGGTATTGTTTCTCACTTAGACTGGATGCCAACATTGGCAACTCTTGCTGGAGCAAAAGATTTAAAGAAGAAACTACTTAAGGGAACTAAGGTTGGAAAATCTAAGGCCAAGCTTCACCTTGATGGTTATGACATGAATAGCTACCTTGCTGGTAAGTCTAAAGAATCTCCAAGAAAAGAATATCACTATATTTCTGATGAAGGGATTCCAGTTGCACTTAGAACTGGAGATTGGAAATGTGTTTATGCGGAAAATAATGCTAAGACAATGTTCATTTGGTTAAAGAAGTCTGATGAGTTAAGAATGCCTAAGATTTTTAACCTAAGAAGAGACCCTTACGAAAAAGCGGATACAGGTTCTAATTCATACTATGATTGGATGATTTCTAAAGCTCCTTATGTTTATAAGTGTTCGGCAGAAACATTAGCTTTTCTAAATACGTTTAAGAAGTATCCACCTAGTCAAAAACCTGATTCATGGGATGTTGGTGAAATGGCTTCGGATATGATGAAGTTTCAAAAGAATTAGAGGGGATTATGTCAGTTAGAGAGAGTTTTTTAGAAATTCAAACAAAACTAAATGAAGTTATAATTGATCAAGAAGCTATTGTTGAGAAATTACTACTAAGTTTAATTTGTAATGGAAATGTTTTACTTGAGGGTGCCCCTGGTACTGGAAAGACTACTACTATTAAATATCTCTCTAAATTGATTGAATCAACTCTTGGGAGAGTTCAGTTTACTCCTGATCTTCTCCCTTCTGATGTCACTGGTAGCGAGAGCTATATCACTGACGAAAAAGGAAATGGGAGAATTGAATTTTCTCCCGGTCCTATTTTTAATAATTTAATTCTTGCTGATGAGATTAACCGATCTCCGGCAAAAGTGCAGTCAGCTCTTTTAGAGGCCATGGAAGAGAGACAGGTCACGGTAATGGGGAAAACCTATAAAATGGCAGATCTCTTTATGGTAATGGCCACACAGAACCCTATAGAACAAGAGGGGACTTACCCTCTACCAGAGGCCCAATTGGATAGGTTTCTATTTAAGTTAATCTTAGATTATCCAAGTAAAGAAAGTGAAAAAGAAATCTTAAAGCTAGTAAGAAATGATAGCTTTAATAAATTAAATAATGAAAAAGCTTACGATCAATCTATTGTTTTTAAAGCAAGAGAAGAAGCTTCGAAGGTTCAAAGCTCTGAAGCAATCGTTCAATATATAATAGACTTAGTCGATGCAACTAGGTTCCCGTCTAAGTATTCTGATACTCTCGCTAAGTGGCTTACTATGGGAGTTAGTCCAAGAGCGACTATTGCTATCGATACTGCTTCAAGAGCGCTAGCATGGCTTAGCGGTCGTGATTTTGTTGAGCCTGATGATGTTCGATCTGTGGTATTCCCTGTATTGAGACATAGACTCTATCTCTCATATGAAGCCTACTCTGAGAGTGTATCTAGTGACGATGTCATTAAAGAGATAATTAAGTCTGTAGAGGTTTTATGACCTCAAAAGACTCTCGCGTCTATATTCAAATAAATGATCTTGTAGAGTTAAAAGGTAAGCTTAAAAAGTTTAAGCTTCTTAATAAAGTCCCCTTAAGAAACTTATTAACAGGAAAATTTCAATCTAAAGTTAAAGGTAGAGGCCTAACTTTTGAAGAGATTCGAGACTATCGAATAGGGGACGATATTAGGTACATGGATTGGAAGACTACCCTAAGATACGGCAAACCTCACACCAGATCATTTACGGAAGAAAAGGAAAGACCAGTTCTTCTATTTGTAGATCAAGGTCGTACTATGTTCTTTGGATCTCATAATAAGATGAAGTCTGTTGTTGCTTGTGAGCTTGCTGCGATTGTTACGTGGCTCTCTTTAGAACAGAAAGAAAGAGTGGGAGGTCTGACCTTTCATGAGAAGC
This window of the Halobacteriovorax sp. HLS genome carries:
- a CDS encoding arylsulfatase, whose amino-acid sequence is MNKLLLVPVTFLAIALSFTANAAKKPNFLIIWGDDIGISNISAYSQGIMGYKTPNIDSIAKDGILFTDYYGDQSCTAGRSTFITGQSGIRTGLTKVGLPGSPVGLQARDLTIAEVMKSQGYVTGQFGKNHFGDKDEYLPTKHGFDEFYGNLYHLNAEEEPEDEDYPKDPKFKKMFGPRGVIHAFADGKIKDTGPLTKKRMETVDEDIVNRSIKFMQDAVKKKKKPFFVWVNTTGMHFRTHPRKESKGLSGQGPYNDVMVQHDQYVGKLLDTVDSLGIEKDTFVMYSTDNGVHFNTWPDAGITPFRSEKNTNWEGAYRVPAVVKYPAMYKGGQVLNGIVSHLDWMPTLATLAGAKDLKKKLLKGTKVGKSKAKLHLDGYDMNSYLAGKSKESPRKEYHYISDEGIPVALRTGDWKCVYAENNAKTMFIWLKKSDELRMPKIFNLRRDPYEKADTGSNSYYDWMISKAPYVYKCSAETLAFLNTFKKYPPSQKPDSWDVGEMASDMMKFQKN
- a CDS encoding MoxR family ATPase; protein product: MSVRESFLEIQTKLNEVIIDQEAIVEKLLLSLICNGNVLLEGAPGTGKTTTIKYLSKLIESTLGRVQFTPDLLPSDVTGSESYITDEKGNGRIEFSPGPIFNNLILADEINRSPAKVQSALLEAMEERQVTVMGKTYKMADLFMVMATQNPIEQEGTYPLPEAQLDRFLFKLILDYPSKESEKEILKLVRNDSFNKLNNEKAYDQSIVFKAREEASKVQSSEAIVQYIIDLVDATRFPSKYSDTLAKWLTMGVSPRATIAIDTASRALAWLSGRDFVEPDDVRSVVFPVLRHRLYLSYEAYSESVSSDDVIKEIIKSVEVL